The Meles meles chromosome 12, mMelMel3.1 paternal haplotype, whole genome shotgun sequence genome includes a window with the following:
- the CMKLR1 gene encoding chemerin-like receptor 1, which translates to MGDEDYNTSLAYDDYPDDFDPIMVLEESSPLEGTTARIFLVVVYSIICFLGILGNGLVIIIATFKMKKTVNTVWFLNLAVADFLFNVFLPIHIAYAALDYHWVFGTAMCKISNFLLIHNMYTSVFLLTVISFDRCISVLLPVWSQNHRSVRLAYVACMVIWVLAFFLSSPSLFFRDTAHVHGKITCFNNFSQSPASSAPWPTHSRPDPVGFGRHTVVTVTRFLCGFLVPVLVITACYFTIVCKLRRNRLAKTKKPFKIIVTIVTTFFLCWCPYHTLHLLELHHAAVPGSVFSLGLPLATAIAIANSCMNPILYVFMGQDFKKFKVACFSRLVNALSEDTGHSSYPSHRSFTKMSSMNERETSML; encoded by the coding sequence ATGGGGGACGAGGATTACAACACTTCCCTTGCCTACGATGACTACCCGGATGATTTTGACCCCATAATGGTCCTGGAGGAGTCTTCTCCCCTGGAAGGCACGACGGCCAGGATCTTCTTGGTGGTGGTCTACAGCATCATCTGCTTCCTCGGGATTCTGGGCAATGGGCTGGTGATCATCATTGCCACCTTCAAGATGAAGAAGACGGTGAACACCGTCTGGTTCCTCAACCTGGCCGTGGCGGACTTCCTGTTCAACGTCTTCCTCCCGATCCACATCGCCTACGCTGCCCTGGACTACCACTGGGTCTTCGGGACGGCCATGTGCAAGATCAGCAACTTCCTCCTCATCCACAACATGTACACCAGCGTCTTCCTGCTGACCGTCATCAGCTTCGACCGCTGCATCTCTGTGCTCCTCCCCGTGTGGTCCCAGAATCACCGCAGCGTGCGGCTGGCCTACGTGGCCTGCATGGTCATCTGGGTCCTGGCTTTCTTCCTGAGCTCTCCCTCCCTGTTCTTCCGGGACACGGCCCACGTGCACGGGAAGATAACCTGCTTTAACAACTTCAGCCAGTCGCCGGCCAGCTCTGCCCCGTGGCCCACTCACTCCCGCCCAGACCCTGTGGGCTTCGGCCGGCACACGGTGGTGACCGTCACCCGCTTCCTCTGTGGCTTCCTGGTCCCTGTTCTCGTCATCACGGCCTGCTACTTCACCATCGTCTGCAAGCTACGGCGCAACCGGCTGGCCAAGACCAAGAAGCCCTTCAAGATCATCGTGACCATCGTTAccaccttcttcctctgctggtgCCCCTACCACACCCTCCACCTGCTGGAGCTCCACCACGCTGCCGTGCCCGGCTCCGTCTTCAGCTTGGGTCTGCCCCTGGCCACCGCCATTGCCATTGCCAATAGCTGCATGAACCCCATCCTGTATGTCTTCATGGGCCAGGACTTCAAGAAGTTCAAggtggcctgcttctcccgccTGGTCAATGCTCTGAGCGAGGACACGGGCCACTCCTCCTACCCCAGCCACAGGAGCTTTACCAAGATGTCGTCGATGAACGAGAGGGAGACCAGCATGCTTTGA